The proteins below come from a single Gemmatimonadota bacterium genomic window:
- a CDS encoding beta-lactamase family protein yields the protein MTPTPRLVAPALALALCVACARSRPNAPVRATAPGDRETAEALFSRLDSLRRAQRIPGLAAVVLRDTTVILARGFGFADVERQVAVTPDTPFDIASVAKPISAVVALRLVEDGLLDLDRPMRRYRDFVDFCSATRGEGGIFFGDYACEDDRLTLRHVLSMTANGAAGTRFWYNPPSYSWASRPMAEVTGRAFSALVDSLVFRPAGMRHSARRNRRLPLPAALAAALAKPYHQDSAGRLVPSAPPPPQGDGAAGGVIASALDLARFDVALADGRLITPASRASLWASTRTPSGATLPYGLGWFLGNDAGRPLAWHTGLWDGQYSALYLKVLGETPAERLTLILLANSDALKWNTRLDEAAVERSPYATAFLEAFPARRSPR from the coding sequence ATGACTCCCACTCCGCGACTTGTTGCCCCTGCGCTCGCCCTCGCCCTGTGTGTCGCGTGCGCGCGTTCGCGCCCCAACGCGCCGGTTCGCGCCACTGCACCCGGCGACCGGGAGACCGCCGAGGCGCTGTTCTCGCGCCTTGACTCGCTGCGACGTGCGCAGCGCATCCCGGGGCTCGCCGCGGTCGTCCTGCGTGATACCACGGTCATCCTCGCGCGCGGCTTCGGCTTCGCCGATGTGGAGCGCCAGGTCGCGGTGACTCCCGACACCCCGTTCGACATCGCGTCGGTGGCGAAGCCGATATCGGCAGTCGTGGCGCTCCGGCTCGTGGAGGACGGACTGCTCGATCTCGACCGACCGATGCGCCGCTACCGCGACTTTGTCGACTTCTGCTCGGCGACGCGCGGCGAGGGCGGGATCTTCTTCGGCGACTACGCGTGCGAGGACGACCGGCTCACGCTGCGGCACGTGCTGTCGATGACCGCCAACGGGGCAGCCGGGACGCGCTTCTGGTACAACCCACCGTCCTACTCCTGGGCGTCGCGCCCGATGGCCGAGGTGACGGGGCGCGCCTTCTCAGCGCTGGTCGATTCGCTCGTCTTCCGCCCCGCCGGCATGCGTCACTCGGCTCGACGAAATCGGCGGCTCCCCCTCCCTGCCGCGCTAGCGGCGGCGCTGGCGAAGCCCTATCACCAGGACTCGGCCGGCCGGCTGGTGCCGTCGGCTCCACCGCCGCCTCAGGGTGACGGCGCGGCCGGTGGAGTCATCGCCAGCGCACTCGATCTGGCGCGCTTCGACGTGGCCCTCGCGGACGGTCGTCTGATCACCCCGGCCTCGCGTGCGAGCCTGTGGGCGTCGACACGCACGCCGTCAGGGGCAACGTTGCCCTACGGGCTGGGCTGGTTCCTCGGCAACGACGCGGGACGACCACTCGCCTGGCACACCGGGCTGTGGGATGGGCAGTACTCGGCGCTGTACCTGAAGGTGCTGGGGGAGACACCCGCCGAGCGGCTCACGCTGATCCTGCTGGCCAACAGCGACGCGCTGAAGTGGAATACGCGGTTGGACGAGGCGGCGGTCGAGCGTTCTCCCTACGCGACGGCCTTCCTCGAAGCGTTCCCCGCACGCCGTAGTCCTCGCTGA
- a CDS encoding sigma-70 family RNA polymerase sigma factor, which yields MQDVTSLVLSGDARAPVVEQLVPLVYDELRRIARRHLRGEQAGHTLSTTALVHEAYLRLVHVRDVPDENRARFLAAASVAMRRVLLDYARSRKADKRGGGGRAVTLDDALAVAADQTDRILELEEALQRLAEIAPRLVQVVECRFFGGLTEEETALALGTSERTVRRDWLKARGWLAAELGG from the coding sequence GTGCAGGACGTCACCTCGCTCGTCCTCTCGGGGGACGCACGCGCCCCCGTCGTCGAGCAGCTCGTTCCGCTGGTGTACGACGAGCTGCGGCGCATCGCGCGGCGTCACCTGCGCGGCGAGCAAGCCGGGCACACGCTCTCGACCACGGCGCTGGTACACGAGGCCTATCTCCGTCTCGTGCACGTGCGCGACGTCCCCGACGAGAACCGCGCCCGCTTCCTCGCCGCGGCCTCGGTGGCGATGCGGCGCGTGTTGCTGGACTACGCGCGCTCCCGCAAGGCCGACAAGCGCGGCGGGGGGGGACGGGCGGTCACGCTCGACGACGCCCTCGCGGTAGCGGCCGATCAGACCGACCGGATCCTGGAGCTGGAGGAGGCACTGCAGCGGCTGGCCGAGATCGCCCCACGCCTGGTGCAGGTGGTGGAATGCCGATTCTTCGGCGGGTTGACGGAGGAGGAGACGGCGCTGGCGTTAGGCACCTCGGAGCGCACGGTGCGGCGCGACTGGCTCAAGGCGCGCGGCTGGCTGGCGGCGGAACTCGGCGGCTAG